The proteins below come from a single Epinephelus moara isolate mb chromosome 19, YSFRI_EMoa_1.0, whole genome shotgun sequence genomic window:
- the LOC126407181 gene encoding SERTA domain-containing protein 2-like produces the protein MFGKGAKRKLDEDEEGLEGKTLEASVAGGVLGLGPEGLSKVSYTLQRQTIFNISLMKLYSQRPLGEPSLERRVLINNMLRRIQDELKQEGSLRPLLLPPSPPPDDPMDEGFREAPPSFGVLSTTAQVSQPSALLMPVIVPPPSPHPMVPPNCQASQACLNRVEVCPTPLETCLTPASLLEEDGGDSAFCAPSPPTPPLSPPLAQPPPLPSALLSQGSPRVPVPASSNDGFPSALSDMELGPPTAITRTAAANTTTVTTSPAPTPLTQPSHLAPLSPAPTGPPRDCRTMGAKPEAAGVLPVEARCAELRPMDTLPTLPPGGLVDISSSSSSSSPSGFLSDLALDDVLFADIDTSMYDFDPCTTAGAVGVTAGGGLTKLSPVVTADDLLKSLASPYSGPAPQVSANQPFKIDLTELDHIMEVLVGS, from the coding sequence ATGTTCGGTAAAGGTGCGAAGCGGAAGCTGGACGAGGATGAAGAGGGGCTGGAAGGCAAAACGCTGGAGGCGTCGGTGGCGGGAGGGGTACTAGGCCTCGGTCCCGAGGGCCTGTCCAAGGTGTCATACACCCTGCAGCGGCAGACCATCTTCAACATCTCCCTGATGAAGCTGTACAGCCAACGGCCACTTGGCGAGCCCAGCCTGGAGCGCCGCGTCCTCATCAACAACATGCTGCGACGCATCCAGGATGAGCTCAAGCAGGAAGGCTCACTGCGGCCGCTGCTCTTGCCACCCTCACCGCCACCTGACGACCCTATGGATGAGGGGTTCCGTGAGGCGCCGCCCTCCTTTGGTGTTTTGTCAACGACGGCACAGGTATCCCAGCCTTCTGCGCTGTTGATGCCAGTGATCGTTCCGCCGCCTTCACCCCACCCAATGGTGCCTCCCAACTGCCAGGCATCCCAGGCCTGCCTCAACCGTGTGGAGGTCTGCCCCACCCCTCTGGAAACCTGCCTCACTCCAGCCTCTTTACTGGAGGAGGATGGTGGAGATTCAGCCTTTTGTGCTCCATCGCCACCCACTCCTCCTCTGTCGCCTCCCCTGGCGCAGCCTCCTCCGTTACCTTCGGCACTTCTGAGCCAGGGGTCCCCCAGGGTCCCTGTGCCTGCCTCGTCCAATGACGGTTTCCCCTCCGCTCTGAGTGACATGGAGTTGGGTCCTCCCACAGCCATAACAAGGACAGCAGCAGCTAATACTACGACCGTGACTACCTCCCCGGCTCCCACGCCACTCACCCAGCCCTCCCACTTAGCACCCCTCTCCCCAGCACCCACGGGCCCACCCAGAGACTGCAGGACCATGGGTGCTAAACCAGAGGCAGCTGGCGTCTTGCCAGTGGAAGCCCGCTGTGCCGAGCTCCGGCCAATGGACACTCTGCCCacactgccccctggtggcctaGTAGacatttcctcctcttcttcctcttcctcaccctCGGGGTTTCTCTCAGACTTGGCGCTGGACGATGTCCTGTTCGCCGACATCGACACGTCCATGTATGACTTTGACCCCTGTACGACAGCAGGGGCTGTGGGCGTGACAGCAGGCGGTGGCCTCACCAAACTGTCGCCGGTGGTGACGGCAGATGACCTCCTCAAATCGCTGGCGTCGCCGTACAGTGGCCCCGCCCCCCAGGTTTCAGCCAATCAGCCTTTCAAAATTGATCTGACAGAACTGGACCACATTATGGAGGTGTTGGTGGGTTCGTGA